A region of the Acidimicrobiia bacterium genome:
GTAGCCCTGATTGTGGGGGCCAACGACGTCGTCAACCCGGCCGCCCGTGAGGATGCGACCTCACCGATCTACGGCATGCCGATACTCGACGTGGACTTCGCCACCACTTCGGTGGTTATCAAGCGGAGCCTCTCCCCCGGCTTCGCCGGTATAGACAATCCGCTGTTCTACAACGAGAACAACCTGATGCTCTTCGGCGACGCCAAGGGCGCCATCCAGGAGTTGATCGCAGCAGTCAAGGAAATGTAGGACCGTCGACGGTCGATTGGTAAGAGGCGGGCCTGTCGGGCCCGCCTCTTCTATCCAGTAGGAATTTTCTCAGCAATACTGATGCGCGTGGAGAACCACAGTATTGCTGAGAAACCTGGGTGATTATGGAATTCAACGAGATCCTCAAGAAACGTCGGATGGTCCGCAACTACACCGACGAGCCGGTCGAAACGGCCGCAATCGAGCGGATCATCCAGGCCGGACGGCGGGCTCCCAGTGCCGGGTTCACCCAGGGACAGTCGTTCGTAGTCGTGACCGATGGCGAGATCCGGGAAAAGATCGCCGGGTTGGCCGGCGAGACCTCCTATGTGGAGGCCGGGTTCGACCCTTGGATCTCGAAAGCGCCAGTCCATGTGATCGTCTGCGTCAACGAGCACGACTATCACCGCCGCTATCGCGAAGCCGACAAGGCGCCGGCCGGCGACATGGTCTGGCCGGTCCCCTACTGGTGGGTCGACGCCGGCGCCTCGATGATGCTGGTTCTCCTGGCGGCCATCGAAGAAGGCCTGGCGGCAGGGTTCCTGGGCGTGCATTCGATCCCGGACCTGAAGGAGCTGCTCTCCATCCCCGACGAGGTTGAACCTATCGGCGTGATCACCATCGGTCACCCTGCACCGGACCGCAAGTCGGGTTCCCTCACGCGGGGTTGGAGATCAGACGCCGACATCAAACACTGGCAG
Encoded here:
- a CDS encoding nitroreductase family protein — encoded protein: MEFNEILKKRRMVRNYTDEPVETAAIERIIQAGRRAPSAGFTQGQSFVVVTDGEIREKIAGLAGETSYVEAGFDPWISKAPVHVIVCVNEHDYHRRYREADKAPAGDMVWPVPYWWVDAGASMMLVLLAAIEEGLAAGFLGVHSIPDLKELLSIPDEVEPIGVITIGHPAPDRKSGSLTRGWRSDADIKHWQRWNSAGEGE